A single Pedobacter sp. PACM 27299 DNA region contains:
- a CDS encoding Lrp/AsnC family transcriptional regulator has product MEELDETDLLLLKILGDNSNYTVKELAAKVNLSTSPVFERIKRLESTGFIKKYIAVLDAEKFNQGFIVFCNIKLKQHDRKIGHRFVEDILKIDEVVECYNISGDYDFILKVYARDMKHYQDFVFNKLGSVKSIGSTHSTFAMAEIKNSYNINF; this is encoded by the coding sequence ATGGAAGAATTGGATGAAACAGATTTACTGCTACTAAAGATATTAGGCGACAACTCAAATTACACGGTAAAAGAGCTCGCCGCTAAGGTAAACCTCTCCACCTCACCAGTTTTTGAGCGCATAAAAAGGCTGGAAAGTACAGGGTTTATTAAAAAATATATTGCAGTATTGGATGCGGAGAAATTCAACCAGGGCTTTATTGTTTTCTGCAACATCAAACTCAAACAGCACGATAGAAAGATAGGTCACCGCTTTGTAGAAGACATTCTAAAGATTGATGAAGTGGTAGAGTGTTATAATATCTCTGGGGATTATGACTTTATATTAAAAGTCTATGCAAGAGATATGAAGCATTACCAGGATTTTGTTTTTAACAAATTGGGATCTGTTAAAAGTATAGGAAGTACGCACAGTACCTTCGCCATGGCAGAGATCAAGAACTCTTATAATATTAATTTTTAA
- a CDS encoding acyl-CoA thioesterase: protein MTIAEKINKSETHVFKVVFPDTTNHHNTMFGGRILMMMTETAFMTATRFSRKNFVLVSSGQIDFSKPIPAGTLVELVGRVQRIGNTSITIQVEVYLEKMSEEFREKVVSGAFTLVAIGEDQQPVPIR, encoded by the coding sequence ATGACGATAGCGGAAAAGATCAATAAATCGGAAACACATGTTTTTAAAGTTGTGTTTCCTGATACGACCAACCACCACAATACGATGTTTGGCGGACGTATATTAATGATGATGACTGAAACTGCCTTCATGACGGCGACGCGATTTAGCCGGAAAAACTTTGTATTGGTGAGCAGTGGTCAGATCGATTTCAGCAAACCCATTCCTGCCGGTACGCTGGTAGAATTGGTTGGACGGGTTCAACGAATCGGGAATACCAGTATTACGATTCAGGTGGAGGTTTATTTGGAAAAAATGAGCGAAGAGTTCAGGGAAAAAGTAGTGAGCGGCGCTTTTACTTTAGTCGCCATTGGAGAGGATCAGCAACCAGTTCCAATCCGTTAA